The DNA sequence TACTCAAGTTAGACAatctttaaaatttaataatggaATGGAGGTACCTAGAGTTGGATATAGTGGAGGTTTAATGCTTCTTTGGAAGGATACTGTGGACTTGAACTTACAAAATTATGGCCGTGGTTTCTTTGATTGTTTTGTTACTCTTCATGGTGGTCATGTTTTTCATTTCACAGCTTTCTATGGGGAACCAGCCACTCAAAATAGAGACATGTCTTGGTTATTGTTGAAGCGTTTGGCAGATGTAGCACCTTTGCTTCCATGGTTGGTCATTGGCGACTTCAATGAAATCTTGTCTTCCGGTGATAAAGAAGGTGGTTCAATTCGTAGTGATGCCCAAATTAGCTCCTTCCAAACTGCTCTTGATCACTGTCAACTCCGAATACTGCCGTATGTTGGTGAGAAGTTTACATGGGTGAAGAATCGCAAGTCACTTGCAACCATTAAAGAAAGGCTGGACTGGTGTTTTATCAATCATAAGTGGGATCAATCTTTTCAATCACCACAGCTAACTCATCTTGACTTTCATCTTTCGGATCATCGTGCCATTACAGCAGAATTTATGCCACTCAACTCTGTCTCTAATGTTGACAAAAGAAGAAGTCGCTTTCGGTTTGAAAGGTTATGGTTATCGGATCCTGAGAGCAAAGGTATTATCTCAGCTAGCTGGTCTCATTTTGCTATAGCTGACCCGATTGCAGCTGTTCTTGGCAAAATTGACTCCTGTGCTAAGAATTTGCAATCATGGCACATCTCTAAGTATGGTAGGATGAAGAAAAGGATTGCTGAAGCCCAACAAAAAGTCTCACATTTTAATAATGTACAACATCACAGCAGTGCCACACTCACATCTTTGCAACAATCTGAGGCTATTTTAGATGATCTTCTTGAGCAGGAAGAAGTTTATTGGCAACAACGATCTCGGGTGGATTGGATGCAATCGGGGGATAAAAACACCACGTTTTTTCATGCGAAAGCTAATGCAAGACGGGCTAATAACAAAATTGTTTCTCTCAAATCTGATGCGGGAGTCACAGTAACATCTAAACAAGGCATTGCTGATGTTATTTGTCAATATTATGCTGAAATTTTCACAGCAGGCCCTACCGATGATGATGCTATTGCTGCCCTCATAGATGCTATTCCAACAACTATCACTACGGAAATGAATGATGATCTTACTAAGCCTTTCACAGCCAATGAAGTTGAACTTGCTCTAAAGTCTATGGCTCCGGACAAGAGTCCTGGACTTGATGGAATGTCAGCCATGTTTTATCAGCAAAATTGGGATATAGTTGGTCCACAAGTTATAGCTGCTGTCCTTGGTGTTCTCAATGAAGGTGCTGATCCAACTCCGCTAAACTCAACTTTAATTACACTTATACCGAAAATTAAGAAGCCTCAGTTGGTCAAAGACTTTCGTCCAATTAGTCTTTGCAATGTCATTTCCAAGCTCATCACGAAGGTTTTGGTTGGTCGGTTCAAGCATGTTCTACCATATGTCATCTCAGAAACTCAGAGCGCTTTTCTTCCAAATCGATTAATCACGGATAACATACTAGTGGCCTTTGAACTCATTCATGGAATCAAGCATAAAACTTCTGGTCGTAAAGGAGTGGCGGCTCTCAAGCTTGATATGAGTAAGGCTTTCGACCGTGTTGAATGgaaatttgtgaaattaacaaTGGAAAAGATGGGTTTTCATTCCAAGTGGATATCTTTGATCATGGCCTGTCTTACAACGAATCACTTCACTTTTCTTGTCAATGGAGAAGTTACAGGCTCCCTCACTCCAACTAGAGGTCTTCGCCAAGGCTGCCCTTTATCGCCATATTTGTTTCTCATTTGTTCTGAAGGTCTATCTAGACTGCTTCAGTATGAGGAAAATCTTGGAAATCTTCATGGCTACTCCTTGACTCGACACTCTGCACCCATCTCTCATCTGTTCTTTGCTGATGACAGCCTCCTATTTTGTAATGCTACTGAGAGTTCATGCTTGGCTATTAAACGTTGTTTGGACATTTACCATAGGGCATCGGGACAGCTTCTAAATCCGGACAAGTCGGTAATGTCTTTCTCTCCCAATACCACTTTAGCTAGCCAAATATTCTTTCATCGACATCTTGCAATGCCAATCAgtgagtgtcatgaaaaatacttGGGGCTTCCATCTTATTCGGGTAGGAACAAGCAACAACTATTTGGAGAGATCAAAGATAAAGTGTGGAAATTAATGAATGCTTGGAATGAGAAAATATTTTCAGCCGGGGGTAAAGAAGTCTTGCTAAAAGCGGTGGTTCAATCGATTCCAACTTTCGCCATGAGTTGTTTCCAACTTCCAGTTGCTACATGCAATCAACTTGAATCAATGATGGCTAATTTTTGGTGGGGGAAAACTGAAACGGGCAATAAAATCCATTGGAAAAATTGGAAGCTGCTATGCAAAACCAAATCGCATGGAGGTATGGGATTTCGTTCTTTTGTTCACTTCAATCAAGCACTTCTTGCAAAGCAAGCCTGGCGAATACTCAATCATCCAACATCATTGCTGTCCAAAATTCTCAAAGGCAGATACTTCCCTCGGACATCTTTTTTGGACGCCTCCCATGGCCATTCACCATCGTTAACATGGCAGGGAATTCTACATGGCCGAGAGCTTATCAGAGCTGGTCTACGTTGGAAAGTTGGTGATGGCAGGCACATTAACTGTGGTTCGGATCCCTGGATCCCAGGATGTTATAATTTCAAACCAACATATTATAATGGACCTCCAGCAGCTATAGTTGCTGATTTTATTTCAGAGAACCGTGAATGGAATGTACCTCTTTTGGAAAGCTGTTTTTCAATGGTTGATGTGGAAAAAATTCTTACCATTCCTATTAGCTATTTCCAGAGTACTGATACTTTGATTTGGCATCACACCACCTCTGGAATTTATAGTGTCCAGTCGGGTTATCACCTTGCCACTGAACTTGAAGAATGTATACAACCTGCTGCTACCTCCTCCGCACCTGCCCAATGGAATTTTTTCTGGTCTTTGAATCTTCCTCAAAAAATTAAGATCTTCGTTTGGCGGGTTCTCCAAGATGCGCTGCCTGTAGCTACTTCTCTTGTCCGCAGGAAAGTAATAACAGATGCTACTTGCTCTCTTTGTCATCAAGCTTGGGAATCGATTGGTCATGCATTCTTTGGTTGTAAGTATGCCCGTTCGGTATGGCGTTCTGCATCCTACAATCTTGATTGGACTTCCACTTCTACAATGATCAAGGGTGATTATCTCCTACATCTATCCAACATCTTCACCAAACCAGAAATGGAACATATAATTTGTGTTTTGTGGTGTATTTGGACTGAGCGAAACCGTGTGGTTCATGGTAACAAGGCCAAACCAGCAAGATCTGTTGCTTTATTTGCTGCTAATTACCTGCTGCAATTTCGCACAGCCCAGCAGAAATTCAGGCCTTCATCGACAACATCCACTTCACATCAGGAGTCCTCGGCTGCAGCAAGTAATTCCCAACACAACCTGGTTGCTCCTCTTTCTATACCATGGCGACCTCCACCTCACTCATCCCTCAAGCTCAACGTAGATGCAGCTGTCGACACACAGCGACATATCATTGGTGTTGGTGCAGTTGTGCGAGACTCCACAGGTTCTGTTGTTGCTGCTATGTCAAAGCCTCTTGTTGGCAGCTTTGCTTCCCATGAAATGGAAGCCAAGGCTCTCTTCCACAGCATAAATTGGATTCTACAATTGGAAGTACCAATTACTCACATTGAAACAGATGCTCTCATGGTTTCCAATGCTCTAACTGTTTCTTGTAATGCAATTTCTTCTTTTAAGGATTTAATTGTAGACATTTCTTGCCTTCTTTCCTCTCTCCCTAATGTATCTATTTGTCATGTTAAGCGTCATGCTAATATGGCTGCCCACGGGTTAGCTAGATATGCTTTAGGGTTGGAAGAAGCTTGCTTTTGGATGGGTATTATCCCTCCTCCGATTTACGATGTTATTGTAAACGATATCACTTTGGTTTTATAATAACATAGTATttcttctcaaaaaaaaaaaaaaaacattaaaaattatatttttattattatattattttattaacttataaataaacataaataatatatatacaaaagtttaattataagtatattatttaaatattaaaaactaataaaaaaaaattagtataatcTGTAGTGCTACTATTATTAATGAGATAATGTAAACACCCACATAATTAGGATGGCTTTTGAAGTCTACTTAGAGCATTTTAGTGGAAAAACTTCACCAATTTTAAGTTTATGTCGTGCCATTAGAGATGATCTAGTAGGAGAGATTCTTTTGATAAAAAATGTTAACAATTAGAGAGATTTAAATGAACCCAAAAAAAATAGCATCATAAGTGTCCAAAATGTTATGTTTGTAAGTGACATaaactcaatatttttttagcGACATAAGTActcaaaatttataaaattgtaatttttttctaattttatcaaTATTATTGTCTTAAATAATAAGACACATAAAGTTAAGATTCTAAATCATTGAGTATAACAAAAATTTATAGTATTAGTTACTTCAAAATCTTCTTTTAATGACAAAGATACAAAACTGAGTATTCCCTTGTGTTCAAGTCGTCATGAGGATTTGTGGTACTGGTGTTTTGAGAactcatgatttttttttcagtaaaAAGTTCATACAGACATTTGCAACAGCTTAAAGAGAACTATTTGCATTTGAATGAAACAGACTTTTGGAGTAAAATGTGGTGCCTCCGTGTCCTCTCAAAAGTTAAAGACTTATTATGGATAGCCGCTTTGGACTATCTTCTTACAAAATCTCAATTGAGGCATCTTCATGTTAATGTGCATACGCTATGTCTTATGTGTGAAACTGGTCGGGAAATCATTGCTCACTACTTGGTGGAGTGTTCTTTTGTTCAATCATGTTGGTGTCGCAATAATTTAGAAGTTAGCACGAGTATTGCATGTACTTTTTCAAATTGGCTTCACCCTACGTTGTGCTCTTTTGATGGGGAGAACAAGAAGTTAATAACGATGACATGTTGGGCGATTTGGAAGGTGTGTAATGACTGcgtttagaagaagaaaagaggtacGATTGCTGCAGTTATTTTTTTGGCTCACTCTATCCTTGAGCAATGGGCTCGTGCACAGGACAATTTTCTTTAGCCTATTGCTGTATTTTTGACAGCGACTGATGGAGCAGATTCATGGCAAAAATTAAGTGAAGATGTGATCAAAATTAACGTTGATACGACACTCTTCTCTCATGCCAAGACTTACAGTTTTGTTGGTGTTCCACGAACCTCTACGAGGTTGGTTTTTGAAGCTGTTACATGCTGCAGAGAAGGTTTTGTGTCGCCTGAAAGTGCGAAGGCCATGGGAGTACAAAAAGCATTAAGTTGGATTAAAAACAAAGGATGAAGTCGAGTGATTATCGAAACGAATTGTCTTACCGTAGTTCAAGCAATAAGAAGTCCAATTCGAATGGTGTCCTATTTTGAGAGTGTAATCAATGATTGTAAGGTAttgttgaatattattaatgatGTGTCCATTTTTTGTATTAAACGATCTACCAATaatattacttattttttaGCTAGAACTAGCTATTTGGTAGCTGATCATGTTCTTAGGAGTGAAGATTTCTCTCATAGTTTTAGTTTTCATGATGGAATCATGAAAGATGTTTGCTAATAAAATTTcactttattttaaataaaaaaaaagttaaagctttagcaatttattatgctttataatgatatttttagctattttttttcctttgtggagagtaattttttttttgttcttttatatctttCAATAGTGATGCAAAATGATAATTCCACAACACATGAATTAGCATAATAATTATTACAatgtaataattattatattgagtatagtaataataattacttaccaAAATCAATGTAATCCTCATTATAATTAGACTCTATTaacatcaaaaaaaaatattttaataaaaatatagtagAAAAAAGGCAAAGGtttatattacttttttttgttaatattttataattataaaataaaattaataggattatttttttcaatataaaatttattctaTTACATTTTTATACTAAATTAAAcataataattttgattataatattattttaactaTAAATCAAACATTATAAtcaattcttattattatttttatttcatcaCATTAGCATAATAGCATTACAACAAACCAAATACTACCTAAATAATGAATAAAATTAGAGGAGGTTTtacattaaaaaagaaaaatcaacatAACAACTGTAATAGTAATAGagccagcaaaaaaaaaaaaaactgtaaataGTAATAGTTACCCTGCTTTTTAACAGTTCTCTCTGGCGAAACGCGATAAAAGAATCTGCCCGTtgctgaaaaaaataataataaatatttgtttttagggaattatttcatatacaattttttttaatttttttttttcaaatttacaattTGGGTTTTTAAAGTAGTTACAGCTAGttgcaatataattttctatttaagttgtagtgataattgtaataaaattttctatataaaatttcgtaaaaatacaaaaaaaaaaattattttaaagtgtaaaaataaaaaattccatTATTTATATTCTGAAaaccaataataaataaatatttctctTTTACGTCTTTTGGTAATttgtccaaaataaataaataagtattaATTTCCGCCCATCATATCACCTTCAAACACGTGtcctatattttttatattttgctggGTGAGTCTATCACCAACTCTTGTTGAGCTACAAAGGGCAGCACAAAACTCTAGAAATTTCAACGGACCACAAATTTCAGAGGCGCCGATTGCGAAACTTCCCTCGAAACTTCTCTCTTTCAGCGTGTTGATTCTGGTGATGAATATCTCTTtcttttatctatattttacCATTTTTCGCCTTTGATTGCTTGGTTTAGCACAATCCTATAGTTTATACGACCTTTTCCCAGTAGATTAAGCTGAGAAATAGGGTTTATTTTCTGTATGTTCTTGTGGTAATTTTTCTCGTCGATTGGTGGAGGGTTATTGCAGATCTGTTAGTTTGGTGAGTCAATTTGATTGTATATATAGTTTTTATGCATGTATTCGTCTTATGtgctttaattttattattattttataatttacgtTTGGATCTGGTGCGTTGTGTTGTTTCTATGGTTTTTGTTTGTGAAGTTTTTATGAAGATGGCTCTGTTTGTAGTTTTTGTTACTGGGATAGACATAAATAAGAAGTCGAGAGTTTGGGGAtcaagagattttttttttttttttggacgaAAAGGGTTAGGGTTTGGCTGTATAGATATAATTGACTTCGTTTGGTTGCTGAAAAACTGGATAGAGGAACTGAGATGAGGCTTCTTTCAGAATGAAATTTGAGAAATTTGCCAAGCTAACCATATCAAAtactaaaatttacaaaataacctCACTTAATTTTCTCTATGCTAGGTCGCACTGTGTAGATCTATATAAGGGTCGTTTATGGTCGCACATGTTATTCATGGTTGTTTTTGCGACCAGGTTATTTtgctaataaaattttttattaagttattttgctaataaaattttttattaagttaTTTTGCTAATAAAATTTTTCATAAAGGCTATTTTCATGAAATTCTGTACTCATCTTACAATTAGTTTTCGTTTTCTAGGTGgtttatttgaaattatttctGCTCTCCTTAGCAGTCTCATCCGGTACCCAATCAACCATCTGATTGCTACAATGTTTTGCAAACATAGTAACAAAATATTCCTTTCTGCTCTCCTTAGGAGCTCGTTTTTTATTCCTttgaattctttattttatttttccctGTAAATTCATGGTTAGAACTTAACCAGCTAGggtattttattatttgctGATTGTTTTGGTTGGCAAGCCAAATTTATTTTGTGTTGAGTTTTATCCTACAATGGCAAGGCGAGTATTTTAACTCGTTGGTTTTTTAGTAGGATTTCTAACACAGTATTGTCTTTGCAGATACTACTTTTGAATATGAGTCGCCCACAGGAACCGCACCGAGCTTTCTTCCCTTTTGGAAATCCCTTTAGAATGATATCACCTAAGGGCTCGCAGTTGTCTCCCAAGCTTCTTCAGCTGTTGAACTCTTTTGAGGAAACCTTGGCTCAGAGAATGATTAAGCTGAACCCAACTAACAAGAGTGATATATTCAGTTTGTTCAGTTTGTCGTGGATGAAGTTAGcaatggaatccatttctgaaacTTACAATGACATAAAAGCCCTCATTAGTAATCTTGATCTTCCTGTTTGTGACTGGGATGAGAAATGGATTGATGTGTACTTGGACATCAGCGTGAAGTTGCTTGACATATGCAATGCTTTCAACTCGGAGCTCTCACGGTTGAATCAGGGACAGCTTTTCCTAAAGTGTGCCATGCATAATCTGGAGTCACCCCCTTCAAAGCAGCTTGCACGTGCCTGCTCTTCAGTTGATGGATTTAGAAAGCATATTCATACAAAGAATCCTAGACTTGACAAGTGCTGGACAATATTAGATAGTCTGGTTGAATCACTTGATCTTCCAAAGGTTAAGAACTCTGCTAAAGGAAAGATTTTGATGCGTGCTATGTATGGAGTTAAGGTGGAGATTGTTTTTGTGTATAGCGTCTTTACTGCTGTCTTCTCTGGTTCTGCAGAGAAGCTGTTCAATTTAAATGTTTCCGAGACATACTTGTGGGCACAAGCTTTTATGGACTTGCAGACTAGTGTAAATAAGGAAATTAGAAATACTTCTAACAGGAAACCCATTGCGTTGACAGAGCTGGAAGCTGTTGATGTTACACTTAAGAGATTATATCCTATGATCCAAGAAGGGTCTGCCTCTGATCATGAGGATGTTTTCCAGAATTCCGTTACAGAATTGCGAACAGTAGGTGATAGCTTTTCAG is a window from the Cannabis sativa cultivar Pink pepper isolate KNU-18-1 chromosome 1, ASM2916894v1, whole genome shotgun sequence genome containing:
- the LOC115706417 gene encoding protein BPS1, chloroplastic; the encoded protein is MSRPQEPHRAFFPFGNPFRMISPKGSQLSPKLLQLLNSFEETLAQRMIKLNPTNKSDIFSLFSLSWMKLAMESISETYNDIKALISNLDLPVCDWDEKWIDVYLDISVKLLDICNAFNSELSRLNQGQLFLKCAMHNLESPPSKQLARACSSVDGFRKHIHTKNPRLDKCWTILDSLVESLDLPKVKNSAKGKILMRAMYGVKVEIVFVYSVFTAVFSGSAEKLFNLNVSETYLWAQAFMDLQTSVNKEIRNTSNRKPIALTELEAVDVTLKRLYPMIQEGSASDHEDVFQNSVTELRTVGDSFSGGIELLTKEVDGFFEIVLSGRDALLSNLRADGSKIEPKKMQTQTGNVGQVVR